In Crinalium epipsammum PCC 9333, the genomic window ACCCGTTTGTGAATATCTGGGAATTAAACTCCGGCAAGGAAAGCTAGAAGTCAAATGGCGCAATGCTGAATTAGGTGTAATCCAGTTTGGTCAAAACTGGCAAGCTAAATTAGAAAAATGGGTGAAATGGATTTGTGACGATCCAACCGCAACTAATATGACACCAGCAAACGTTTTAAACAATGGTGCTTGGATTAGTGTCAAAAAAAGTCGCTCCCAACGGATGTATAAAATCAATATTGATACAGAAATACAACTGCTTCCTATCCAACAACCAATGGATCAAGCTTGTGCGGTGGAACTTACCAAGCTAAATATTAATGGTAATAATTGGTGGACTGTAGCTTTTGAAGCCTTTGGTGAAGATGTCAGCACAACAGATATGCTATTACCAGCCGCCGAATTAATATTTAAGAATTATCAGGGAGTCGATTTACAACCACAAAATTCATTTGCTTATCCCAAATGGCTCTCTCTAGTGGTATAAAAATAGGCAGAAAGAATTTTAGCGATCGCCCTAAACTATAACCTTAGAAGGAAGTAGTCTGTTAGTCTTGGAAACAGAATAAAAAGAATTATTTGTTTTTGAGGATAGTCTAGTAATTGCTAGCTAAGGAAATAACAATATGAAATCAAGCATCCTAGCTACACTAGCAATAGTCAGCAGCATTATAGCAATGCCAGCACACGCTGCAAATAGTGAACATATTTCACAGCTATTACAAACTAAACAATGCACAGATTGCGATCTCACACAGGCGAATCTAGCTGATTTAGATTTGAGTAATGCCAACTTAGCCGGATCAGACTTAACAGGGGCAAATCTAAGTCGTAGTGTTCTGCAAGGTGCAGATCTTAGTAGAGTCCAATTGAGCGGTGCTGACTTGGTAGATGCAAATCTCAATAGCAGTAACTTAATTCAAGCTAATCTCAGAGATACAGATATGCTGGGCGTTGATCTCAGGGAAGCTAACTTGAGTGAGGCTGACTTAAGCGGTGCTTCCTTACTAGGTGCTGACTTGAGCAGAATCAATTTAGTTGCAGCTAACTTAAGTAATGCTCATTTAGAAGGCGCAACTATGATCTCGGCTGATTTGAGTCATGCCGATCTTAGCCAAACTAACATCAATGACGCTTATTTACATCTAGCTAATTTAAGTAATGCTAACTTGACTGGTGCTAACTTGAGCGGTAGTGAGTTGCATATAGCTGATTTAAGCAATGCTAATTTAAGTGAAGCTCAACTGAATAGTGCTGAACTTAATAATGCCAATTTACTAGGGGCTGATTTGAGTAATGCTGTTTTTGCTGAAGCTAATTTGAGAGGCACTAATTTAACCAGTAATCAGATTAGTAGTGCTAACTTAGAGGGGGCTATTGGTCTAGGTGAGGGTGCAAGCGCATCTACTGTGTTGGATCAACCTACAATTTTGGAAGATAGAGACTAATATTCACTAAGATTTGTCTTAAGAGCCTATCCGAAAAGTCCTTTTAAGAGAATTTAACCGCAGATAAACGCAGATAAACGCAGATGTTTTTTACTAATTATTTATTTTTCGGATAGGCTCTAAGTGCCTTGGCGACTGCTATAACAATTAATCTTGCTTAAATCCTGAGTTGCTTAATTTGTCAGCAGTCCGCAGAATTTGCCCTGCTAGAATTGCAGCACCAAAACCATTATCAATATTTACAACACCCACGCCAGCAGCACAAGAGTTGAGCATTGTTAATAGTGGAGCCAAACCACCAAAGCTTGCGCCATATCCAATGCTGGTAGGGACAGCAATGACAGGACAATCGGCTAATCCAGCTACTACACTTGCTAACGCTCCTTCCATCCCAGCTACGACAATTAAGACATTAGCTTCAGTCAAAACGTGGCGGTTACTGAGTAATCTATGGATACCCGCAACGCCAACATCCCAAAGGCGTTTTACACCAAATCCACATAATTCTGCGGTGATGGCGGCTTCTTCTGCTACTGGTAAATCGGCTGTACCTGCGGAGATGATGCTGATTGTACCGTGATACTGTGGTTCTAGTTGAGGGGGTACAAGGGCGCAAATACGGGCGCTGGCGTAGTATTTAAGATCGGGGATTTTTAATTGTAATTCGCTGTAAACTTCGGGTTCAATGCGCGTCGCCATCACTACAGGATTGCGCGATTCTCGTTCCGAGACGCTACGCGAGCGCATTACCTCGATAATTTGAGCAATTTGATTTGTAGTTTTACCTTGTCCCCAAATTACTTCAGGAAAACCAGTCCGCAGGGTACGATGATGATCGATATTGGCAAAATTATCAACTGGTTCAAAGTCAAAATGCTTGAGCTTTTCTAATGCTGCTGTTGGACTAACTTCACCAGCAGCAACGGATTCTAAAAGAAATTGTAATGCTTCAGGTTGTGTCACTTTTGGGCTACTTTTAATTCATAAAGATTCCAGAATGCTCCTCCTAGTGCGGAGTATTTCAGATTTTGGACGCGATCGCGCACCGCTTGAAATGATAACTTACTTACCAAATAAATAAATGGTACTTGTTCTTGGGTTATTTGCTGAAACTTAGCATAAATTTCCTTACGCTTAGTTTCATCTAATTCCCGCACTCCCTCAACAAACAAGCGATCTATTTCTTTCTCCCACTCAGATACTTCCCAACCTTTAATCGGCTGTTCTCCTAATTGTGGACCTTGATTAAATTGGTGTAAACCTCCTGAACTAGACCAAATATTAAATGAACTATGAGGTTCCACACCTCCACCACCAAACCCACCCACATAACATTCCCAATTGCGCTTAGTAAGTTTATCCAACACCGCGTTAAAGCTCAAAACCTGCAAATCAGCTTGTATACCAACGTCAGCCAGATTTTTTTGAACCTGGATCGCCATATCTGTTCTAGTTTTATCTTCTGCTTTTACTAGCATTGTAAAACGAACTCTGTTGGCTTCACTATCCACTAGCTGATTTTGGGAATTATATTTAAAACCTGCTGATAACA contains:
- a CDS encoding pentapeptide repeat-containing protein; protein product: MKSSILATLAIVSSIIAMPAHAANSEHISQLLQTKQCTDCDLTQANLADLDLSNANLAGSDLTGANLSRSVLQGADLSRVQLSGADLVDANLNSSNLIQANLRDTDMLGVDLREANLSEADLSGASLLGADLSRINLVAANLSNAHLEGATMISADLSHADLSQTNINDAYLHLANLSNANLTGANLSGSELHIADLSNANLSEAQLNSAELNNANLLGADLSNAVFAEANLRGTNLTSNQISSANLEGAIGLGEGASASTVLDQPTILEDRD
- the larB gene encoding nickel pincer cofactor biosynthesis protein LarB, with amino-acid sequence MTQPEALQFLLESVAAGEVSPTAALEKLKHFDFEPVDNFANIDHHRTLRTGFPEVIWGQGKTTNQIAQIIEVMRSRSVSERESRNPVVMATRIEPEVYSELQLKIPDLKYYASARICALVPPQLEPQYHGTISIISAGTADLPVAEEAAITAELCGFGVKRLWDVGVAGIHRLLSNRHVLTEANVLIVVAGMEGALASVVAGLADCPVIAVPTSIGYGASFGGLAPLLTMLNSCAAGVGVVNIDNGFGAAILAGQILRTADKLSNSGFKQD